In the Elizabethkingia bruuniana genome, CGGAAAGCTGTTTTCAAAAAGTTGAAGCAATCATCAACCTTATTGTAAATTCTTTGTCCGAATTAAAGGAGTATGTCCTGAAAAATGAATTCCAAGATAAAGAGGAAGAAATCCGCTTTTTCAAATATCAGAAACCTGTAATTGTTGCCAAGCTTATTTTTTACAACGCCATCTATAAAATCGAAACCAAAAGACCCTACGGTGCAAAACTCATTAAAAAATACTTAAATATAGAATTAAGGAAATTGAAAAGATTTTTTGAAAGTAATCTTGAATTTTATAAATACTATCGAACCAACAATACCTACATTGATGAAAAAATTTTTGTACGTGGCAAATATGATATTAAGCTAAGTTTAGATACTTTTTATTTTCAGGCAGACCATACCTTTTCGACTTCTCACGATTATAAAGTTGCAAAAATTATTGCCAATGACCAGCTTCAAATTTACATCGAAAACCAACTTCATAAAGCAACAAACGAAGAAAAATCAACCGATTTGCCCACACTAAATTGGACTGCCAGTAAAACGGCGTTGATAGAACTAATTTATGCTTTGCATTCCCAAGCTGTTTTTGAAGGTGGAAACATAGATCTAAAAGTGATAGCCAAAACATTTGGACAAACTTTTAATATAGATTTAGGCGATTTTTACCACACTTACATCGAACTGAAAAGCCGCAAAATCAACCGTACAAAATTCCTTGATAACCTTAAAGAAAGTCTTCTGAAAAAAATGGACGAACAAGACGAAATGTAAACGGTTTGATATTTTTAAACACCTCTTGAAAGATGAATGCTTTTATTCTTTAAAGCACTTTCGGGATTGGCTGTTTTTAGCGTTTGTTTTTCAATTTTTTCTTTCTCTTCGCCTTTATTTTCGGGGTTTATTGATAATTGTATCTTCCGTTCAACCGAAGCCAATTCAGTTTTCAGTTCACTCAATCTGTCTTCTTTTGCCCAAGTCCCATTTATCACTTCCTGAAGCACAGGTAAATCTTTTTGTATTTCTACGATTTTCTTTTTCTCTTGGTCGATGTAG is a window encoding:
- a CDS encoding RteC domain-containing protein, whose translation is MTKFFNETLHKLETEITEIEAESCFQKVEAIINLIVNSLSELKEYVLKNEFQDKEEEIRFFKYQKPVIVAKLIFYNAIYKIETKRPYGAKLIKKYLNIELRKLKRFFESNLEFYKYYRTNNTYIDEKIFVRGKYDIKLSLDTFYFQADHTFSTSHDYKVAKIIANDQLQIYIENQLHKATNEEKSTDLPTLNWTASKTALIELIYALHSQAVFEGGNIDLKVIAKTFGQTFNIDLGDFYHTYIELKSRKINRTKFLDNLKESLLKKMDEQDEM